The stretch of DNA GCTAGTTTTCCGGGACCTATAACTTTTAAATTCGGTAGATGAAGATTAAAATAATCCACAATTCCATCTACTAATGGAGCTTCCGGACCAATAATTAAACAGTCAATTTCAGTTTTTTGAATAAAGCTTTTAATCATTTCAAAATCCATGGGCAAATCAACTATTTCTGCAATTTCAGCAATACCCGGATTACCGGGTAAACAATACAAGACCGGATTTTTGTCAGATTGTGAAATTTTATGCGCTAATGCATGTTCTCTGCCACCACTTCCCAGCAATAAAACTCTCATAAATAATAAATTAAACGCATTAAAAAACTAAAACAGCTAAATTAATATCTTTAAACTTAAGATTTTAAAAAGAAGCTTTTTATTTAAACAAAATGTTTTGAACTTAAAAATTTGAAGATAAAGTTGTTCGAATGTCATCGATTACAGGTTAATATCTTCAAAATACACATTTTTTAGAATCAACAGATTTAAAGGATTCGGTTCTATCCCTTTCACATTTGGACTTGCAAAACGTAAAACTTCATCATAATAAAGTGGTACTACCGGCGCTTCTTCAATTACAATTCTGTCCATTTCCTGATACAAAGGAATTCGTTTTTCGATATCTGTTTCAAAAAGTGCTACTCTGTAAAGGCTGTCAAAGCGTTCATTCTTAAATCTGGTATAGTTTGGCGGTGCAGTATGCGTACTGTAAAACATTGTTAAATAGCTTTCAGCATCCGGATAATCAGCAATCCAGGAACCTCTGAAAAAAGCAGCCTCAGAGCGGGACATCATTTCTCTCAAAAAAGCCGGAGGAACAATATCCAGCCTGGCAGGAATTCCAACTTTCTGCAATTGATTTTCAATAGCTGTGTGTAAATCCACATAAGCATTATTCGTAAATAAGACTATTTCGCCAAGCCCTCTGCCTTCCGGATAGCCGGCTTCTCTAAGTAAAGATGCCGCCTTAGCAGGGTCATAAGTATAACCTTTCACTTTTTCTTTATCATAACCCGGTAAACCGGCAGGAATCATACCTGCATTAGCCGGTTTTCCAATATTATTTCGTAGAATTCGAACCATTTCTTCTCTGTCAATAGCATAGTTTATGGCTTGTCTTACTTTTTTGTTTTGTAATGATTTATTTTTCCCGTTTTCTAATTCATGCATTAAAAAACCTAAATATTCAGTATTCAAATACGGTGATTTGTATAAAATAATCTCATCCTCATACTCATTTCTTAAATTTCCGTCAGACGACAACATTTGATCAACATAAGCGGCATCAA from Chitinophagaceae bacterium encodes:
- a CDS encoding ABC transporter substrate-binding protein, with amino-acid sequence MPLLFVACGGGKQSDGERRFFRYNQSAGVSSLDPAFARDQSNIWVTNQLFSGLVQLDNSLNIKPSIAESWEVSDDGLRYTFHLRDDVYFHNHEVFPEGKGRKVTAEDFVFSFNRLIDPATASPGAWIFNGRVSESLPPFEAIDEHTFALNLLAPFPPMMGILTMQYTYVVPKEAIEKYGRDFRKNPVGTGPFKLVSWREGNVLIMERNPEFYEFENDKRLPHLDGIRVSFVESKSAEFMDFLQGNLDFVSGIDAAYVDQMLSSDGNLRNEYEDEIILYKSPYLNTEYLGFLMHELENGKNKSLQNKKVRQAINYAIDREEMVRILRNNIGKPANAGMIPAGLPGYDKEKVKGYTYDPAKAASLLREAGYPEGRGLGEIVLFTNNAYVDLHTAIENQLQKVGIPARLDIVPPAFLREMMSRSEAAFFRGSWIADYPDAESYLTMFYSTHTAPPNYTRFKNERFDSLYRVALFETDIEKRIPLYQEMDRIVIEEAPVVPLYYDEVLRFASPNVKGIEPNPLNLLILKNVYFEDINL